The window AAGCAGTgatattttaatcaatattatcatgaatatttaaatttagAGCGCTCCAAGTCTCCTTTATCCTGTGATCAACAGTGTCGTGCCTATGTGGGTCAAATTACCTGATCATGTCCCCCATAAACACATATAAGATGTGCTTAATGCTACTGTAGTAAAGGAGCAGTTCATTTTGCCACAGGTAAATTGTCCTGCACTAGCTCAAATATTTTagcctgtaaaaatgaaaacacactaTTCTTAGAATacctacagtactgtacaaatcATGTGTTGCAGTACATAGAAAGTAAATATAGATAAACTCTGTGGAATCTTCTAGGCCCTGATAATTAAAACAGTGAAGCATGTCTAATAATCCACCATCTCTGTTTTCCCTGATCATACATAAGCATCTTGATATTAAAAATATCCCAGAACCGCACAGCAGCTACTGTACGCCTGCCCCACCTCTCATACCCCCATGTGTAACTTCACACAGCATGGATTTAATGTGGCTTTTGATGATGTGCCTGAGAAACAAAAGGCAGCAGGACTAAAAATAGCCCATTCCCATAGAGAGAGCAGTCTGACAGCCGGGGACAGGGGGAGAGCGATCGAGCCGCAGAAATAGCAGGGTTGCCACGACAACCAGGCAGATGCACACCAACGACAAAATGGAGTCACTAGTAACAGACATCTTAAGCTGGATTTCTCTCCTGTCCTGACACATGTGTATGCAACAAAACTGACCAATGACAGCCAGTTCCCACAATGCTACTAAAACACTCACATCCCAATACATAATACATCTTCTTGTAACAGCAGCATAGAGTAAATGTGACTAATAATTCCATTAATTGCATCCATTCTGTTGACAGCTATTGTACTCTTCTACACACATACTTGCAATCACAAAAATATGGGTGCACTAAAGGTTTTTGAGGTTGGGGATGAAATTCGGGAGCCTTAGAATTATACAATGATAGCAGTTCTCTGCAAAATTATTCATACATGATTTGATACTTTGTAAGATGTGACAGAACACCAAAAACTGTCTCAAGCATCCCCACCATCTACAAGAAGAGGGCACATGCAGacttaaaataaaactgaaaaattctaAAATCACTCAAATTCACTTTATTTAAGTGAGGacttaaatcattttaatttaaaaggcACAACACAGCGCAcggaaatgtatttaattcatTCTCTGCTCACTGCACATATACATCTGTGGTGGAGGGCTGAAGAGAAACAGAGCTGCTTCTGGGAAAGCAGTCCCATGCTAGTGTGGGACAGTGAAGGCAGCAGATTAGATTCAGTGGGGAAAACTGTTCCAGCCTTCAGACAGACAAGCGTGTGGGAGATGCAACCAATGACTTCTGCCCCCCAAGCATGGAGCTTGTGCTGTAATTACCTTCATACTGGAAAGAAGTGCAAAAGAAGAAGCTAGTGAGTGGAGGAGTGGACGCGTAACACAATAATAAGAAAGCCAAAAATTGCCAGCATGCTGCCATGAATCCTTCACCAGCCTCACGGCCGACCTCAGCATGAGCATGTTAAGGTTCGGCACTGAGAGTCTGCTATGGCTTTGGGCTTCAGAGCCTGTGGTGTGAAGCTGATAGCATACATTCAACGTCTCCTGGTCGACTTGCAGTAGAATATCTCAAGCTTCTCAAGCAAGCACTCAAGCCTTTAAAAAGAACCTGACGTGAAGCAAAACAGCATGGCTGAGATGAACTGCACCAACTGTCCGTATTTACACAGCTGCTCAGCACCTACCCCCTTGttcaacacaaacattttaccCTTAATTAGTTTTTGCTGCTGAAGACAGTACTCACCTTCAATCAAAAAGAGCTGCTCCATAATGGTGCAGCGTATAAAAGGAGAGCTTTGTTGGGTTAATGATCAATTTGTAGAGCATTAAAGAACAGGTTTTCCTATCCTAAAAATGACTGCCTTACTGGCAGGATACAAGTACAGGTGTTTGAAAACCTGCAACTCAAGAACCAATGAAGAAAACCAATAATTGAAATATTCTTAACCAGAATGATCCATGGCAAAAAGGTTTTCAAGAAAGCATATGTAAATATCCATGCTTTGTCTGGTTTAAAACTACATGCATCTAAAGAAAACAATcaatatacattttcaaaaacatccTCAGAGCAAAAGCTTTGAGCAtagtgaaataataataataataataataataaaataaagatattCATTATATTTGCTTTAGCAGTATGTATAATACTGTATGGTATATCATGCAAAAATCCTGAAATCTTAGAAGAAAGCATTTATATTTCACAGATGTAACATTATACACTCTGCTCCCAGACAGTGCTCAAGATActaaaatgtgtatatgtatttatattatgAATAATTATTTTCTCTGTGTGCACAACAATACAGTGCAATCAACAGCAAGAGCAAAAAACCTCCATGTTTACCAAGGCTTATTCTTGGGCCAGAACTTCAAAATGATGCTACTGCCATCAAGTGGTTTGTGTGTGAACACCATTTTACTATTGCACGGGGACTCAAAGCTGGTATATACACTACCACTGGTTCACTATGATTAAGTCATGTAATTGACAGCATATGATGTTATTATGACAGTTATAAGTTAGTCAAGAAGCCAAAGTGGTATTTTTAGAAATTTGACAACTGCTTAACCACTTAATACTACAACCAAACAAACAGATGAAACTGTCTAATACTGATTACACCAAGTAAGAATCTACAGCAGTACCTTCATTGTATTCTCGGTCTTTACATACACTGAAGTATttagaactattcttatattcATAGTTTACTGAAATTTGcagtttatgtaaatgtaactaaCCACAGTTTTTCTGTTTGGCTTTTTGTGTCTTGCCGCTGCTCGTCTGGCTGCTCCGGGCTGCAAAATGCCAGTGGGTGGGCCTGGGGATGACCTTTCGGGGTGCAGGGGTCTCAAAAGGACTTTTCTCCCTTCTTGCTTGAGTCTCTCTGCTTTGATATTGGACAACTGGACGatgaaaacagcaaacaaaacaacagtcaAGCTAACATTCTAATAAATGTCCCTTTCCCCAAGACTTAACCATTTAAACAAATCACAGAAAGACTTTGGTTTTATTAGAAAAGGGaagacacagcacacacaccacCCATCAAAATTTTTGGCAACCCTGTGGATTTTGAAATTTTGAGCATTGTTAGATTTTTACGGTTAcctttcaattaaataaaaaaaattaactacAAATCCAGCTATTTAAAAATTCTTTTGAGGCattttgaaataattaattttCCTTCTTACTGTCCTTCCTTCATCCAAAGATAATATGCCCTTGCCACCACCCCACCTCTCTGGGGATATCTGTTAGTTTTAAAAAGTggtataaatatatacagaCACAGATCTCTATAAAATAGCTTACAAGTAGAGACCCTTATAATACAGCATACGTGTGCAATGACATATAAACTATATACAAACACgtacaaaaaaaacatggcaaTAAGGCATTAGAcagtggagaaagaaagaaatattcaTTACAGGCCAGTAAGCTTTTGGAGCATGTAGCACTGGTACTAGAATAGCTGTAAGCATTGTAGCACAAATTAAAATACTGTAGCACGaacatatttcatatataacTCTAATGCTATTTTACATTCTaactttgggggggggggcagaagcAGCACAGATGATGAATTCTAGTGAAGTTAACTTGGAGAAAATACAGACTTTTTTCTTCACAATAAATTAGATTTCAATACATAAATAGCCTCTTTTTTTGGTCTCGAATGCTTAAATATTTACTGAGAAGCTGGTGTTGTGGTACCCAGGTACCTTGCAATTTCTCTGCCCACTCTTCTGCTAAATATTTACTGTAATGTCCATGCCTTGTTTTGGGTCTATTGATACTAAATTCAATACAATGACATATGAGGAAAATGCATCAGCTGTGGCTCTTAATGAAGTATTTAAGCTTCCATCTCAAAAGAATCTCTAGTCCTCAATGTGAAGTTTGTGATTTATGGCTGTAGTAGTTCACTGTAGTTCACTAGACTGAACACCACCACAAAAGTGAAAGGAAGAAGTACAGCAGATTGGCTACCGGACCACTTatgaaaaaaattctaaaacagAAGCCACAGGCCAATTAAAATCAGCGGGCCGCCTTTGGCCCAGTGGCCAAAATTTGGACGCCTCTGAAAGGTGGGGACTACAGAGTGAAGCAACTGTCTATGCGTTGACCCCATCAATAATCttataaatgtcaaaataataaatgtcTAGAAAAGTAATAAATGTTCACTATCATACCTGTTGGACCATCTCCAGCAGCAGTTTTGTCCACAGTATGACATGCACTAGAACACTGCCTTTGCAGTGACTCTGGAAGAGTTATATCAAAGTGCCGGGCGGACCGTGAGGGTGGGTTAGTACGTGCTGTTACAGCATCCAGTGCAGAGCCCAAAAGACAATTCTGACAGAGAGCACAACAAAGAATTACTGACACTAAATAGAActgaagtgaaaagaaagaaaaagaaaaaaaaaagaacactgaCTTACAGTACATGGcctttttatattataaatcaCTGGAACTTTAAGTTGTTAGCAGGACAAATTTATTATGTTGTCAACAAATTGATAGCTTAAGTAGTTAAATGAGGTGCACTTGGTGAGGCAGAACTGTACCTGGAGCTCAAGCTGCTGGCCTTGGATCTTCTCCAGATGCTGAAGCCTCTGCTCGGTCAGTGCGGTCAGCTGCTCCTCCAGCTGGGTCATTCTGTCTGTGGCACTGCCTACCCTGCTCACTAGTGCCCTGTCCATTCTGCCCTCGCTCCCCTGGAGCCTCCGCAGTTCAGAGGTCACCTGAGCCACTCGGGCCTCCATGTCACTCTGAGCCTGTCAATCAAATATAACTCATGCACTGAGACTGCATAGgagtaagaaaaacagcagccTACTACTGTCTGCAGCAAGTCTGCATGATTAATCACAATGGACCGTACAGCCTTTGCAATTATAAAGTAATCAAAGTCTCTAATTAGTGGTTTGCATGCAAACAGAAATGCAAAGCAGCGTATTCAAAACAGTAACAACTTCGTAAAAAGCTTGCACAGTACCTTGATAAGTGGAGCTGTGGCTGCAATGGCAGCAGCTGTAATGGCTGCCACAGTTGCAGACCCCGCATCCCCTGACGGAAAAGCAGGGCTAGGCTGCAGCTCAGGAGCTTGAAATTCAGTGGTCTGAGGTGTGCCTGCATCCAGAAACTGCACCTTCACCTCCCGCCTCACTGGTGCACTGTGGGATCTAAGGAGTCCATAGAAAATTCCTTTTCATGTTTCAGTCAGCATTTACAATGTCCTCCCAGGTTCTGTACAGCTACTCTGcatctacgctcattgtccattttacccAAAACACCTAACATAAAGGTGCACTTAGCAGGTTTATAAacactgactgtagcccatttgttgctgcacaatATGTCAGCCACCACCTATCCTGTCCATTAATGGAGAAGTACCACCACAGGGCCACTGCTGACCAAAtgggtggaccattctcagaaCAGCAGTGGCACCAGTATGAAAAGGAGATTGTTACGAAACATAAAGCACACAACATaatgttcaaaagccagggtctgttaTGGCACGGGTAATTTATGTAACTCACATTAACACAGAAAGATGCACATTCacacattataaacattttggagcaacatatcgttgctgtcagagataaaaaaaaaaccttttatctccatttttgtcatttttcagtttttggcatagtttgaaaatgcctgttgctctttacactgtgctTAATTTTCaggatgaacagaccaaaaagaaatggctcaaaactACCTGAATAGAAGTCTGACTCTACTGACTTACATTAGCTACATAGGTTTCTTCCCTCTCCTgtagttatcattttggagatacaaggttttgttctgacagcagcgacatgctatcctctagatgacgtctttttcaaggatgTCAATGGTAATTCTGCAAGAGTTACtacagcatggctgtgtaatcaaAGAATGTGGGCGCTAGACTGGCCTGACAGCAGTCCAGGCcagtctcccactgaaaatgtgtggtgctaTATGAAGCATATTACATGACAACGAAGGCCCTGTATGGCTGCAGAGCTAAAGATTTGCATAACAGAAAATTTGCACTTTCATATTCTTTCATACTCATAACATATTTTTGTCCTGTTTAATTCAGGTCAAACAGAATACACTCATCTctgatttctgcttttcttAGCATTTCACATTCTCTGCCAAGTTTTTTTGGAAGTGAGGTTTGTGCACCAGCAAAGTAGGCAAGTCTAATAAACTGTAGCTGAAATTTTATGATTAGTGCTTAAAGGTTAGGCCCCTGTTACAATGCGAGCAAAGCTTACCTCTGTTTCAGTGCAGCTGCAACTGCCCCACGCCCATCAGCAGAGTATCTTGATATTAataaatctctgtctgtgaagTTTAAAAAATTCGTAAAACTCAAAACATGCAATGTGTACTACACTCAAATCTCACTTAGGGTGACAACAAAAGTACCCTTCTGTTCAGCATCCCTCGCACGGTTCCCTGATGTTTTAACCATGACTTTACCCGCTCTAGGAACCTAAAAAAGAGCAATAAAACTTAAGCAACCTTTCATAAACCCAGCAAAAGAAGGTACTGTAAATGATGCAGTTAACATGGCGCACATGTCTTTTCCTTGTAGCTGAATCTGGTGCAATATGATCTTCTTCAGGACCTAAAAAGGAGGAACActgtttactttgtttactGAATGAATGTGCCCTCAAATtacaacagatttctcatacATGAGAATACCTACCAGTGCTTAAAGACGAAGGCATATTTGCAGGAAGCACAGGTGGAACCACTCGCTCCATCAAACCACACTTAACATTAGACTTTTGGGTAATACAATCACTATGACTTGAGCCCGACAGTCTTCGAATATAAAGATTCACGTTGGAGCTGCTGGATAAACCTGGCACCTCTCCTCCCCCCTCACCTTTCTGTCCGTTTTTCTCCAGAACAACTTTAGTCGAGCGAATTAAAACATCTGCCGCACCAGAGCTCGATGTGGAATCATCCAGGTTGATGTAAGGCAATACAGACGCGCCATTATCCATTACTAAGGAAACAGTAACAGCTACATAGACATTCTTTATCTATCCCGAATATTTATCGTAGCCCAAAAGATAGACTATCCGTTTAACTAAGTAGCTTGGCCGccatttcactaaaaaagaaaagtaatgtCAGCGTTAGTTACCCACGTCTTGTGTTGCTGGGTTGTTAGCTCACATTAGCTAGTTAACTAGATAAAGCTACAATTGCTTGTTTTGATGTTATCTGAACATCACACTGTCATCAGCAGGCGGTTATTACACGCCTACTAGGCGACATTTCTAGAAATCTTTGGTTGAGGCTATTTTGAATTTGGCGCCGCTTGTGTTATAAGCGCTCAATACGGGTGCTGTCTAATAACGCCGAGACTGTAAATCTCGTAACCGTTTGCTCACCTGAATAGCGCTCAGGACTAAGTCGTTACAGCTAAAGCTATTGTCGGCAAATGTGAGCGAATTCATTGAAAGATAGCTGAACCTGAACGTTACTGAATCCACAACAACTGTTACTGACAACAAAGTTGACAACAGACATGAATTCAGAAACCGCACCGCCAAGTTCAAAAGACTGTTGCGCCGTGTtggatttcaaaataaaagtaccTAGTGATCGGGTGGAGCgaacattaaaggggaactccaccgatgtttcaaaatttctgcattaattAAATGGCCAACAAAATCAAATGATTCATTctgaaatcagagtcagaaatgttcaggGTGATAGGAACCCGAATTCTGAGaagtttaatggctctaaaatttccctcacagaaagctgttaaaCTCAATAAAAGagtggttcctgtcaccacaactgtaaagaaatctgagtgggTACGCTTCTTTGctaaaccatttcacaacagaccactctgaatgaatttgttgaCATCTTAATGGTTGAATTATGTaggtattttgaaaaatcagcgGGATTCCCATTTAGTGAGAGAGGCTGGTGAGGAAACTCTCCTGCGCTGTTGTCAATATATGCGTCTCACATCACATTTCACGGATGTaggaatcatcatcatcatgtacATCAAcatgttgtgttgtttttttgtttgttttttttacatttttatactgcTATGGTTAAAATTAACCTAAAAGTCGTATTACACATTTCTCTTATACAGTACAGACCAACATGACAAACTTATAAATGATGGCcaaaaaaggaagaaacacaaataaatttcCCTTAACGGCTTAAAAACGTCCTCAGagcaaaatgctgttttaagaCTGAAATTAGAGAAATACAGATTACAGCTGCGTCCAAAACCAGCCGCattacacacactacaccaataaaCCGACTCGTAGTGGTGGTGTACTGTTTCGTCATTAGAAGAGGTGCGAGATGGTTTCCAAACGTCACTTTCGAGAAAACGAATGTATTCGTCGTATTTTTAGGATTACATGTACCCATTTACTCTCTAATAATCttcattttgtatttcttttttttaattttgcaaCATACATGTTTGAAAAATCCTTAAAAATCGGTATCTTTTAGGGCGAAAGTGCTGAAGAGGAGTGTCGCCTATTTTCTCCCTCAGCGTCACATGTCCTTCAGAAGCTCCACAGTCTGAGTGATACACAGTGAAGAGAGAGGTACGTTAGGTTTATAGATAATCAGgaatgtgctgtttacatgttcTTTATATTGCTTTCTTGACATGTAATTGTTTGTAATTAATCTGTATATTGTATATGAGCTACTGCTTTGCTAGACTGGCAGGCTGGACACAGCTAGCACTACACAGGTCGCTGCTATAAGCTGCAGGGGCCTAGCATGTGATATGCTTAGCTAAATAGAATCGGGTTTCTTTGATTTAAACGACTTTGTGACCAAACAAGACACGACAGACACAAAATTGGATCCAGAAGTCGTTGCTCGAGTTAGCTCTGTAATTGGCAGTACAATGTACGAGGTCGGCAATGTGACGTTAATTTATCGTTATCGTGATCATTTGTGTCACGGTACTCTTGTGTGAGTATAGTGGATATCATCGGTACTTAAAGCACACTGAGTAACTACGTGTTTCATTAGAAAGTGAGCATATTTAGGCCTGTTTTAATTGGTTTTAGATTTAGATTGAGCATTTTTATATGTGACATGTTCTACTGTGTCTGTCCCAACGTCCTAAATGTCAGAAAAACGAATTATAGAGATgggtattgtgaaaatgtctgagtATTCTGAcataatatttttgccatattgcccacctttaatatgatgtcatgGTAGCTTAAACATAACCTGTAAGACTTTGCTCTTCTGTTAAATCAGTGTCCATTGTGATCTCCAGAACCTGCTCTTTAAACTATGGCTGCTCAGGTCACAGAATCAGATCAAATTAAGCAGGTAATGTTTGCTATGGACACCTAAAGGATATAATATTCACTTCATGTAGCTTTATCTCACTGTCAGTTGTAAAGTTGGGATGTCCTGCCTGGTCTTATTTTTCAGTTCAAAGAATTCCTCGGCACATACAACAAACTGACAGAGAATTGCTTCATGGACTGCGTAAAAGATTTCACTACCAGAGAAGTGAAGGCAGAAGAGGTATGACACCAGACGAGACTAATGCTGCTTCTAAAAACCAACTGATCAGCGTTTCCTTTAAACGCTCACTCTTGTTTTTATCATtggtgtttctgtacattttcctGATTTcctgttctgtttttctctgaacCACAATGTTTTAAGATATAGGACATTAGGGTATACTCATTCATCTGATTCTTTTCAGACCTCATGTTCTGAAAGCTGTCTACAGAAGTACTTGAAAATGACCCAGCGGATCTCCATGCGCTTCCAGGAGTATCACATCCAGCAAAATGAGGCTCTGGCAGCTAAAGCTGGTTTGCTGGGCCAGCCGCGATAGTCTACTGCTGCATGTTGAATGGACTCCTCAGGCTGTAATTCTCCCCATCCGAACAGGAGGGTGAATGTCCATATTGGAATGACGAGGCAAAGGACAGTGGCGAGCACCATTGGAAGATGTCCTCCAATTTGGTTCAGCTATTTAGCACTGGAGGGCATTCGTTTCCTGTTGTACTCCAGGAGGCAGAGGCTCACTAGACCATGGGCAAATGTGAagatagtgttttttttttaatgtaatcacTGCATATAACAAAAATTAAACAAGTTGAGACATTTTCCTATCTGCTGTCCTATTAACCTAGCTGGTTATAACCTCAATAGAGAGACTTGGgcatgtttcagttttttaaagtcAGCAGCGAATAAGGCTGAGACTGATGCACTGAGCTAGGCCGAAGTTTGGCCAGCTGTTTAGCATCATCACTGAGCCATGTTCACAATTCCAAAATCAGCAGAAAACAGTGACTACACAGACTATGGCTAAAATGCTTGCAATGTATATATTGAGGTGTACACACCATTTGACTGTAGCTATGACCTTCGGGTGAGAATGCTTTAGTCatcatgtaaatatttgtgcATTTAAAGTAcatctctttccttctctttggTCTTTTGAGCAACATGTAGGTTACTATTTCTGTTAATGCTGCTGAAAACCACAGATGAAGTGTTGAACACTTCACTACACTACTAGCTTGAATAGGCTGTGGAAGTCCTGTCTGCCCTTATACCATTAACACAAAGAGCttcagaagtaaaaaaaaaaaaatgttaacagGAAAATGACAGTATCTTCTTTTGAACAAAGTAGGCTAGAATAGAATTTCTTCAAAGGAAACCCAAGCCTGTTTTACCTCCAAATAAACATCAAAGCACAAGAATATTTCaaaactttattagaaacgagAAGAGCTCTGCTTATTTTACACAAAGATACAATGGCTTTGCTCAGGAACCCAATACCTTCATTCCTTCATCCAGGAATCCGTGAATAAATCTCACTCACAAGGAAGCAAGTTCTCATTATTTTCAATAATCATCACCTACAGCATAAGTGTTCAAAATACTAGTGGGTTCGTTTTTCTAGAGGGCTTGGTTTAGGCTCCTGCTGATGACCAGTGGTTGGTTATGTACAGTAAAGATGTGAATGCTTCTACCAACCAGACATAGAAAAAGAATTTAATATACAAAGCTgtactgtttaaaaataatataaatcatttacaatttgtgtaaaatgtatttttcaaataCATGGTTTTGGAAGATCTATATACAAAAGAAACAATCATAGTAAGAAACCCCTGGGCTAAACAGACATGTCCATTAAGCAACTTTTATTCAATTGGTTGAGAACTCAATGCTGAAACATAAGAATAAAATGCTTAAATTAACAATACAAGTACCAAGAAATCTTTGAACATAAGCAGGGCAGGTCACCAAGTACTGGTGTTCCATAGAGGTCTCAATACATTGAGAG is drawn from Pygocentrus nattereri isolate fPygNat1 chromosome 10, fPygNat1.pri, whole genome shotgun sequence and contains these coding sequences:
- the timm9 gene encoding mitochondrial import inner membrane translocase subunit Tim9; amino-acid sequence: MAAQVTESDQIKQFKEFLGTYNKLTENCFMDCVKDFTTREVKAEETSCSESCLQKYLKMTQRISMRFQEYHIQQNEALAAKAGLLGQPR